Proteins encoded together in one Argiope bruennichi chromosome 1, qqArgBrue1.1, whole genome shotgun sequence window:
- the LOC129968768 gene encoding cysteine and glycine-rich protein 1-like has translation MPGSCARCSTVVYFNEEKIALGKSWHKSCFNCANKQCNRRLDSNNLTEHEGEIYCKSCYGKLFGPKGYGYGVGAGVLSMDSADAYQNGPPTSNIPAVAQAHVAPLKAPVVPKSSQPRWGGADVCPRCGKAVYMAEKMMGGGSAWHKTTCFNCKECHKRLESMTLCEREGEIYCKTCYGKLYGPKGYGYGQGAGTLQMS, from the exons ATGCCAGGTTCGTGTGCAAGATGCAGTActgttgtttattttaatgaGGAGAAAATAGCACTAGGTAAATCATGGCACAAGAGCTGTTTCAACTGTG ccaacAAGCAGTGTAATAGACGATTGGACAGTAATAATTTGACTGAGCATGAAggagaaatatattgtaaatccTGTTATGGAAAACTTTTTGGTCCTAAAGGTTATGGGTATGGTGTTGGAGCTGGAGTTTTGTCTATGGATTCAGCTGATGCATATCAAAATGGTCCTCCTACCAg taacattCCTGCAGTGGCACAAGCACATGTTGCTCCTTTGAAAGCTCCTGTTGTACCAAAATCATCTCAACCTAGATGGGGAGGAGCTGATGTATGTCCTCGTTGTGGGAAAGCAGTTTATATGGCTGAAAAGATGATGGGTGGAGGAtcg GCTTGGCATAAAACAACATGTTTTAACTGCAAAGAATGCCACAAACGATTAGAATCTATGACACTCTGTGAAAGAGAAGGAGAGATTTACTGTAAAA CTTGCTATGGAAAGTTGTATGGTCCTAAAGGATATGGATATGGACAGGGGGCTGGAACCTTGCAGATGAGTTAG